The following proteins are encoded in a genomic region of Synechococcus sp. ROS8604:
- a CDS encoding DUF2232 domain-containing protein, translating to MEPQLSRRQALRMMEASYLAAAAALIWLALYYLPIGGALFRLALPLPLALLLVRRGSRAGLEGVIVAILLLVVLMGPLRGPLMLFPYGMLSLWLGWCWQKKVSWWISWGLGVVIGAAGFLVRVVALSLMVGENLWVVITRAGAGLLDRVLELLQLPLAPDLLLVQAMAITLVVVQQLVYVLALHALAYWIFPRLQAPIPEPPPLLHGLVALDPL from the coding sequence ATGGAACCGCAACTCAGCCGTCGACAGGCTCTACGCATGATGGAGGCCTCTTACCTCGCGGCGGCGGCAGCCTTGATTTGGCTGGCTCTGTATTACCTGCCGATCGGTGGAGCCCTGTTCCGTCTTGCCCTCCCTCTGCCCCTGGCGCTGCTTCTCGTGCGTCGGGGCAGTCGGGCTGGGCTGGAAGGAGTCATTGTAGCGATTCTGCTGCTGGTGGTGCTGATGGGTCCTCTGCGCGGGCCGCTGATGCTGTTTCCCTACGGAATGCTGTCGCTCTGGCTCGGGTGGTGCTGGCAGAAAAAGGTGAGCTGGTGGATCAGCTGGGGGCTTGGTGTCGTCATTGGAGCTGCTGGATTTCTCGTGAGGGTGGTCGCGCTGTCCCTGATGGTGGGCGAGAACCTTTGGGTCGTGATCACCAGAGCCGGAGCCGGACTGCTCGATCGTGTCCTCGAGTTGCTGCAGCTGCCCCTCGCCCCAGATCTGCTGTTGGTGCAAGCCATGGCCATCACGCTCGTTGTGGTGCAGCAGCTGGTTTATGTGCTGGCTCTCCACGCTTTGGCCTACTGGATCTTTCCCCGTCTCCAAGCTCCGATTCCTGAACCTCCTCCCCTGCTCCATGGCCTGGTCGCCCTCGACCCTCTTTGA